TTCGTGTACCCGATGGCCAGCGCCAGATTGGGCACACCTTCGAGCATCATCCCCTTGTAGCTGAGCTTGTCGGCCAGATCGAACTCGGCACCGTCGACCGACAGCTGGAGTCCACCCAGGAACAACAGCTCGAGACCGGTGGCGGCGATGATGATGTCCGCCCCGAGCTCGGCGCCCGACTCGAGGCGAAGACCATCTTCGGTGAAGCTCTCGATGCGGTCGGTCACGACCGATGCCCGGCCCTCGCCGATCGCCTTGAACAGATCACCGTCGGGCGCGACGCACAAGCGCTGGTCCCATGGGTCGTAGGTCGGCGTGAAGTGGGTGTCGACGTCGTAGCCGGGTGGCAGCTGCCGTTGGACGCCCTTGCGAAGGACCCTCTTCACCAGGTCGGGGCGACGGCGACTGAGCTGAAAGAAACCTTGCGTGGCGAGGGCGTTGAACCATCGCACCGCCGCGTCGGCACGACGCTTGGGCAGCACTCGGCGAAGGTACCGGGGCAGCGGGTTGCGAGCGGGCAGCGACGCGACGTAGCTCGGAGAGCGTTGGAGCATCGTCACGTGCCGCGCCCCGTCGGCCAGGGAGGGGATGAGCGTGATGGCCGTCGCACCGCTGCCGATCACGACGACACGCTTGCCTTCGTAGTCCAGGTCCTCGGGCCAGTCCTGGGGGTGCACGATCGGCCCCGGGAAGCGCTCCATACCGGCGAAGTCCGGGAGATGCCCGCGGTCGTAGCGGTAGTAGCCGGTGCAGGAGAACACGAAGCCGCACGTCAGGTCCACGGTGTCTCCGGTGTCGCTCCGCACGGCGGTGACATGCCACACGGCGTCGGCGGAGGACCAGTCCGCCCGCACGATGCGGTGGTTGAAGCGGATGTGGCGGTCGATGCCCTCCTCGGCGGCCACATCCTTGATGTAGCGCAGGATGGAGCCCCCGTCGGCGATGGCCTGGTCGCTCGGCCAGGG
This genomic interval from Acidimicrobiales bacterium contains the following:
- a CDS encoding NAD(P)/FAD-dependent oxidoreductase, translated to MSSERVEHIDVLIVGAGLSGIGAGHYIQAECPWASYAIFEARDTIGGTWDLFRYPGIRSDSDMFTLGYRFRPWPSDQAIADGGSILRYIKDVAAEEGIDRHIRFNHRIVRADWSSADAVWHVTAVRSDTGDTVDLTCGFVFSCTGYYRYDRGHLPDFAGMERFPGPIVHPQDWPEDLDYEGKRVVVIGSGATAITLIPSLADGARHVTMLQRSPSYVASLPARNPLPRYLRRVLPKRRADAAVRWFNALATQGFFQLSRRRPDLVKRVLRKGVQRQLPPGYDVDTHFTPTYDPWDQRLCVAPDGDLFKAIGEGRASVVTDRIESFTEDGLRLESGAELGADIIIAATGLELLFLGGLQLSVDGAEFDLADKLSYKGMMLEGVPNLALAIGYTNASWTLKCDLTCEYVCRLLNHMRAVGLRQCMPVNEDASVSSEPLLGLSSGYIQRSAHLFPKQGSKFPWQVHQSYLRDYRALKASDLIDDAMVFSNPTGASPVAAAS